In Winkia neuii, a genomic segment contains:
- a CDS encoding NCS2 family permease, which yields MASNTTAAANRSGLDKFFHISERGSTVGREFRGGLVTFFAMAYILVVNANLLGGVDSSIPPTSIAAGTALVAGLMSILMGVVANYPLALAAGMGLNAMVAFTLCGAMGLSYAEAMGLIFWEGAAITLLVLTGLREAVFRAVPAELKTAISVGIGLFIAFVGLLNAGVIRPGGTPVQLGIDGSLAGWPAFIFVVGLLLIVILYVKKVRGAILIGIVGATTLSVIVQAIAHVPAMHDETGKVAHPTGWGLNAPNLTGSPIRLPDFATLGQIDFFGAFSKLGPIAAVLIIFSLLLADFFDTMGTMVAIGAEGDLLDENGIPPHSDRILLVDSIAAAVGGLAGTSSNTSYVESSAGVGEGARTGLATVFTGAFFLLSVFFSPLVEVVPSEAASTALVFVGFLMMQQVLDIDWKDPEIAIPAFLTVAMMPFAYSITVGIGAGVIVWTIIKLARGKAREIHPLMALVAILFVFYFVLGPIKALFA from the coding sequence GTGGCATCAAACACTACTGCAGCTGCGAACCGCAGCGGGCTTGATAAGTTCTTTCACATTAGTGAGCGTGGCTCTACAGTTGGGCGCGAATTCCGCGGAGGTCTAGTTACCTTCTTCGCGATGGCCTACATTCTTGTAGTCAACGCCAATCTTTTAGGGGGAGTCGATTCGTCGATTCCTCCTACTTCTATTGCGGCAGGCACAGCTTTGGTGGCTGGCCTCATGTCCATTCTTATGGGCGTTGTCGCAAACTACCCATTGGCGCTTGCTGCGGGCATGGGCCTAAACGCGATGGTGGCATTCACCTTGTGCGGTGCTATGGGACTCAGCTACGCCGAAGCAATGGGATTGATTTTCTGGGAGGGCGCAGCGATCACTCTGCTGGTTCTTACCGGGTTGCGCGAGGCCGTATTTAGGGCAGTTCCCGCCGAATTGAAGACTGCTATTTCTGTGGGCATCGGCCTGTTTATTGCTTTCGTTGGCCTGCTCAATGCTGGCGTCATCCGCCCTGGCGGGACTCCGGTACAGCTGGGTATTGACGGCTCCCTTGCGGGCTGGCCTGCATTCATCTTCGTGGTTGGCTTGCTCCTGATCGTCATCTTGTACGTGAAGAAAGTTCGCGGTGCGATCCTGATCGGTATCGTCGGTGCCACCACTTTGTCGGTAATTGTGCAGGCAATTGCGCACGTTCCGGCCATGCATGACGAAACTGGCAAGGTAGCTCACCCAACCGGGTGGGGGCTTAATGCTCCGAACCTGACTGGTTCGCCCATCCGCCTTCCCGATTTTGCCACCCTGGGCCAGATCGATTTCTTTGGCGCATTCTCCAAGCTGGGCCCAATAGCCGCAGTGCTGATCATCTTCTCGCTACTGCTCGCCGACTTCTTTGACACCATGGGCACCATGGTTGCGATCGGTGCCGAGGGCGACCTGCTTGACGAGAACGGCATCCCGCCGCACTCGGACCGAATCTTGCTGGTTGACTCCATTGCTGCCGCCGTCGGTGGCCTGGCGGGCACGTCCTCGAACACTTCGTACGTGGAATCTTCCGCAGGCGTTGGCGAGGGCGCACGTACTGGGCTGGCTACCGTGTTTACTGGTGCTTTCTTCTTGCTGTCGGTATTCTTCTCCCCGCTGGTCGAGGTCGTACCGTCTGAAGCTGCTTCGACCGCGCTGGTCTTCGTTGGTTTCTTGATGATGCAGCAGGTGCTGGACATCGATTGGAAGGATCCCGAGATTGCAATCCCGGCGTTCCTGACTGTGGCCATGATGCCCTTCGCCTACTCGATCACGGTGGGCATCGGTGCGGGCGTTATCGTCTGGACCATCATCAAGCTGGCCCGCGGCAAGGCGCGCGAAATTCACCCGCTGATGGCGCTAGTCGCAATCTTGTTCGTGTTCTACTTTGTGCTCGGCCCCATCAAGGCGCTGTTTGCCTGA
- a CDS encoding MFS transporter: MGRTFASLKFRSYRLWFIASVFANVGTWMQRVAQDWVVLTELTDNSGFAVGVTTALQFLPMLLFGAAAGVLADRMDKRKLLIFTQSAMGILAIVMAVLLLTNTAALWHLYVFAFLTGCVAAADTPVRLVYISSLVPPKMLPNAVGLNSTSFNMARLVGPAVAGVAVAAVGPGWVFLLNALTFAGPVFVMFLIKETYESAPAKKPERKGMFMQGFRYIKRRSDIIVIMCIAGVVSAFGLNFQMTTAVMARVQFHRGPEAYGLLTSAMAVGTLAGALLAARRRYPRVRIVVLAALAFGVASGAAALAPGYWTFALLLIPTGLATLTMLTTANAAIQMYTHPSMRGRVISIYQTVNMGATPIGAPIVGWVAEAWGPRWSIGIGSIAAVIIALVMGVWAWRKWQVEVQVQRYRPFLTSYGPRERAEDD, from the coding sequence ATGGGAAGAACCTTTGCGTCACTGAAGTTTAGAAGCTATCGGCTCTGGTTCATAGCGTCTGTGTTTGCCAATGTTGGTACCTGGATGCAGCGGGTGGCCCAAGATTGGGTGGTTCTTACTGAGCTGACAGATAACTCTGGTTTTGCGGTGGGGGTAACCACCGCCCTGCAGTTCTTGCCCATGCTGCTGTTCGGCGCCGCAGCGGGAGTGCTGGCGGATCGAATGGATAAGCGCAAGCTGTTAATTTTTACGCAGTCCGCAATGGGGATCCTGGCGATTGTGATGGCAGTGCTGCTACTTACCAACACTGCAGCGCTGTGGCACCTGTACGTGTTTGCGTTCCTTACTGGCTGCGTGGCAGCAGCTGATACGCCCGTGCGGCTGGTCTATATTTCTTCTCTAGTGCCCCCAAAAATGTTGCCCAATGCAGTGGGGCTCAATTCGACCTCATTTAATATGGCCAGGCTAGTGGGGCCAGCCGTTGCCGGTGTCGCGGTGGCCGCGGTCGGGCCGGGCTGGGTGTTTCTGCTGAACGCACTTACTTTTGCCGGCCCGGTGTTCGTCATGTTCCTGATCAAAGAGACTTACGAATCGGCGCCAGCCAAAAAGCCCGAGCGCAAGGGCATGTTTATGCAGGGCTTCCGCTACATCAAGCGGCGTAGCGACATCATAGTGATCATGTGCATTGCCGGCGTCGTGTCCGCCTTCGGCCTCAATTTCCAGATGACTACCGCGGTCATGGCCCGCGTCCAGTTCCATCGCGGTCCGGAGGCGTACGGGCTGCTCACTTCTGCCATGGCGGTGGGTACCTTGGCGGGAGCTTTGCTTGCGGCGCGCCGCAGGTACCCCAGGGTGCGGATCGTAGTCCTCGCCGCCCTCGCCTTTGGGGTGGCCTCGGGAGCGGCAGCGCTAGCACCCGGGTACTGGACCTTTGCGTTGCTGCTGATCCCTACCGGGCTTGCCACGCTAACCATGCTCACTACGGCGAACGCGGCAATTCAGATGTATACCCATCCCTCCATGCGAGGGCGGGTCATCTCTATTTACCAGACCGTCAACATGGGAGCCACCCCCATAGGGGCGCCGATCGTCGGGTGGGTTGCTGAAGCCTGGGGGCCGCGCTGGTCGATTGGCATAGGTTCTATCGCAGCGGTGATTATCGCCCTCGTCATGGGCGTTTGGGCGTGGCGCAAGTGGCAGGTAGAGGTGCAGGTGCAACGGTATCGCCCGTTCCTCACCAGCTACGGGCCACGCGAACGCGCCGAGGACGACTAG
- a CDS encoding aminotransferase class V-fold PLP-dependent enzyme has protein sequence MEELQLPKSLLPSDGRFGCGPTKIPPSHLQQVAASPLMGTSHRQQPVRALVGSIQERFRDYFGLPKEYAVVLGNGGASTFWAVATTSLVRRRSAHAVFGAFGQKFAAHTAAAPHLRDPVIYKAAPGSLAMVRPNAEVDAYAWVHHETSTGVVSPLQVPTAGGLRLVDATSIAGALPLSTLPDAYYFSPQKVFASDGGLWFAFLSPAAVERAHELASDQRRWMPDVLNLALAVEKSAAQQTVNTPALATLILLSEELDALIDAGGPQKVAAACARKAQLIYEWAESSDFATPFVKVPALRSPVVATIDIEGLDAKAISSVCRRAGIVDIDSYRALGRNQLRIGTYPAVSEADVCALLECLDWIGAHL, from the coding sequence ATGGAGGAACTGCAACTACCAAAATCCCTACTGCCCAGCGACGGCCGGTTCGGCTGTGGCCCAACAAAGATTCCGCCCTCGCATCTACAGCAGGTGGCGGCCTCGCCCCTGATGGGTACCTCCCATAGGCAGCAACCGGTGCGAGCGCTGGTGGGTTCCATCCAAGAGAGGTTCCGCGACTACTTCGGCCTACCCAAGGAATACGCGGTAGTGCTAGGCAACGGAGGCGCCTCCACTTTTTGGGCTGTAGCCACCACTTCCCTGGTGCGGCGCCGCAGTGCTCACGCGGTGTTTGGAGCGTTCGGACAAAAATTTGCTGCGCATACCGCTGCCGCTCCGCATTTGCGCGATCCGGTTATATACAAGGCGGCCCCCGGGTCTTTAGCAATGGTGCGTCCCAACGCCGAGGTCGACGCCTACGCCTGGGTGCATCACGAAACTTCCACGGGGGTTGTCAGTCCGTTGCAGGTCCCCACTGCAGGAGGCTTGCGGCTTGTGGACGCCACCTCCATCGCGGGAGCGCTTCCTCTTAGTACGCTCCCCGACGCGTACTACTTTTCGCCGCAGAAGGTGTTTGCCTCCGACGGGGGCCTCTGGTTTGCCTTCCTCTCTCCGGCGGCAGTCGAAAGAGCCCACGAGTTGGCAAGCGATCAGCGCCGGTGGATGCCCGACGTGTTGAACCTGGCGCTGGCAGTAGAAAAGTCTGCCGCCCAACAGACCGTGAACACCCCCGCACTGGCCACGCTGATCCTGCTCTCGGAAGAACTGGACGCGCTGATAGATGCCGGTGGGCCACAGAAAGTGGCAGCTGCGTGCGCCCGCAAGGCACAACTGATCTACGAATGGGCAGAGTCTTCCGACTTCGCCACTCCCTTCGTCAAGGTACCTGCACTGCGTTCCCCGGTAGTTGCCACAATAGATATAGAAGGACTGGACGCAAAGGCCATTAGTAGCGTCTGTCGCCGCGCGGGCATTGTCGACATCGACTCCTACCGCGCCTTGGGGCGCAACCAGCTGCGCATAGGCACCTACCCCGCAGTCAGCGAAGCGGACGTGTGCGCGCTCCTTGAATGTCTAGATTGGATTGGCGCGCACCTCTAG
- a CDS encoding metal-dependent transcriptional regulator, with protein MGNLIDTTEMYLKTIFEMEEDGIPPLRARIVERLGQSGPTVSQTVARMERDKLVFVGEDRIIQLSKEGRSRAIEVIRKHRLVECLLVGPLKLPWAEAHEEACRWEHVLSKKVEERLADVMGDPAVDPYGNPIPGHKPVAERHEVAASELELDGNKEVQITRFGEPLQAEPGVLGQLQQFSIQVGTTVTILVEGDVARLKSASTRGDVRFDASLLAHLFVAIN; from the coding sequence GTGGGCAATCTGATCGATACCACGGAGATGTATCTGAAGACTATCTTCGAGATGGAAGAAGATGGCATCCCTCCTCTGCGTGCCAGAATCGTTGAAAGATTGGGCCAATCTGGGCCTACCGTGTCGCAAACTGTGGCGCGGATGGAACGCGACAAGCTAGTTTTTGTCGGTGAAGATCGTATTATTCAGCTTTCAAAGGAGGGGCGTTCGCGGGCGATAGAGGTAATAAGAAAACACCGCCTTGTTGAATGCCTGCTTGTTGGCCCCCTAAAACTGCCATGGGCCGAGGCACATGAAGAGGCCTGTAGGTGGGAGCATGTCCTGTCCAAGAAAGTAGAGGAGCGGCTGGCGGATGTGATGGGGGATCCCGCGGTGGATCCGTACGGGAACCCGATCCCCGGTCACAAGCCTGTGGCTGAACGGCACGAGGTAGCTGCCTCAGAGCTTGAACTGGACGGCAACAAAGAGGTGCAGATCACTCGTTTCGGGGAGCCGCTACAGGCAGAGCCAGGCGTTTTAGGGCAATTGCAACAATTTTCCATACAGGTGGGCACAACTGTAACAATTTTGGTCGAGGGCGACGTCGCCCGCCTGAAATCTGCCTCCACCAGGGGGGATGTGCGTTTCGATGCCTCCTTGCTGGCCCACCTGTTCGTAGCCATAAATTAA
- a CDS encoding C40 family peptidase yields the protein MRVPVVGEELMGVILAKKSAGRHRAACRPSTPLTELGNSLAAPATRRRAGAVVGTSIALSGVVVVPALAGTVGHQAPAKGVNVASVAKTLKSSVAKNGSVKATIKSWDDSSTKTKAAYSEAKTSKTQGQNRAAVASSTQQDGDTTEASSTQQLGHSDATGNAIVDIAMRYLGMPYVFGAAGPDAFDCSGFTMVVYGQFGISLPHQSEGQAAAMGSYEVSAAEAQPGDLMWTPGHVGIYLGNGKMIHAATPATGVVIGDVYTSFHYYRMAR from the coding sequence GTGCGAGTGCCAGTAGTTGGTGAGGAGCTAATGGGAGTCATCTTGGCTAAGAAGTCCGCTGGTCGGCATCGCGCAGCTTGCCGCCCCTCGACACCTCTGACCGAACTCGGCAATTCTCTTGCCGCACCTGCTACTCGTCGTCGCGCAGGCGCCGTCGTAGGTACTTCTATCGCCCTCTCCGGCGTCGTGGTAGTGCCGGCCCTAGCAGGCACCGTCGGCCACCAGGCGCCAGCTAAAGGGGTCAACGTTGCGAGCGTAGCGAAGACTCTAAAGAGCAGCGTTGCCAAGAACGGCTCGGTCAAGGCCACCATCAAGTCTTGGGACGATTCCAGCACCAAGACCAAGGCTGCTTACTCCGAGGCTAAGACTTCCAAGACGCAGGGCCAGAACCGTGCAGCGGTTGCTTCCAGCACCCAGCAGGATGGGGATACCACTGAGGCGTCCTCCACTCAGCAGCTCGGCCACTCTGACGCTACCGGCAACGCGATCGTTGACATTGCGATGCGCTACCTGGGCATGCCCTACGTTTTTGGTGCTGCTGGCCCGGATGCTTTCGATTGCTCCGGCTTCACCATGGTTGTGTACGGCCAGTTCGGTATTTCTCTGCCGCACCAGTCTGAAGGTCAGGCAGCTGCTATGGGCTCCTACGAGGTCTCCGCAGCCGAGGCTCAGCCCGGCGATCTAATGTGGACCCCCGGCCACGTCGGCATCTATCTAGGCAATGGCAAGATGATCCACGCCGCTACACCCGCAACTGGCGTTGTCATCGGTGATGTATACACTTCCTTCCACTACTACCGGATGGCTCGTTAA
- a CDS encoding universal stress protein: protein MSGKAILVGVDGSKESLQAVEWAADRASRTGSELTIVCAYALPSFTAASLDGGYAALDDETIKASAQAVVDEAAQAAKRDGLTVNTVLEPGDPAGVLIDLSEDYQMVVVGTRGGGGFADRLLGTVSSALPAHASCPVVVVPRHHSGPAFTPAKRIVVGVDGSSAASPSLRYAVKEAKAWGAELTVVSAVPLATSSSTMGWFPASVDRDAVIEDTRQRLTELVQNVQDRDGVTIRRHALDGNAAALLTEFSTAVDLVVVGSRGKGGFAGLLLGSTSQAVLGHSQCPVMVVPTRSRDEGDAVAPKWDR from the coding sequence ATGTCTGGTAAAGCAATCCTGGTTGGTGTAGATGGTTCGAAGGAGAGCCTGCAAGCTGTCGAGTGGGCGGCTGACCGAGCCAGTCGTACCGGCAGTGAGCTCACGATTGTTTGCGCCTATGCGCTCCCTTCCTTTACCGCCGCTTCTTTGGACGGTGGCTATGCCGCTCTAGATGACGAGACGATCAAGGCCTCCGCGCAGGCAGTTGTTGATGAGGCCGCGCAGGCGGCTAAGCGGGATGGGCTTACTGTTAATACTGTTCTTGAGCCGGGTGATCCGGCTGGCGTACTGATCGACCTTTCCGAGGACTACCAGATGGTAGTTGTGGGTACCAGGGGAGGCGGGGGCTTCGCCGACAGGCTGTTGGGGACCGTCTCTTCGGCTCTGCCCGCGCACGCATCTTGTCCGGTAGTGGTAGTGCCTCGTCACCATTCCGGCCCCGCTTTCACTCCCGCTAAGCGCATCGTCGTCGGTGTGGATGGTTCTTCTGCGGCAAGCCCGTCGCTGCGGTACGCCGTGAAGGAAGCAAAGGCGTGGGGCGCAGAGCTCACAGTAGTTTCTGCTGTGCCGCTTGCTACTTCGTCCTCGACCATGGGCTGGTTCCCAGCGTCTGTGGATCGCGATGCAGTCATCGAGGACACGCGCCAGCGCCTAACTGAACTGGTGCAGAATGTCCAGGACAGGGACGGGGTAACTATTCGTCGCCATGCGCTAGATGGAAACGCGGCGGCATTGCTCACGGAGTTCTCTACTGCGGTTGACCTGGTAGTGGTCGGTAGTCGCGGCAAGGGCGGCTTTGCGGGGTTGTTGCTTGGGTCTACCTCCCAGGCGGTGTTGGGGCACTCGCAGTGCCCGGTCATGGTGGTACCCACCCGTAGCCGAGACGAGGGCGACGCGGTGGCACCGAAGTGGGATAGGTAG
- a CDS encoding M20 metallopeptidase family protein: MSALIDTEIDRITPQLIALRHELHQMPEVGLDLPNTARRIRSEIDSLGLEVVAAKSSTGYMAILRGGAAGENRPLVLLRADMDGLPVKEATKLPWASKNGNMHACGHDLHMAGLVGAMRALHHVREHLAGDVLFMFQPGEEAHHGGDKMIAEGLLEAAGRTPDHAYACHVWAARYPAKTIFSRPTGAMASSDNLYVTIKGRGGHGSAPHETHDPIMACAQILSEIQVTVAREFDAFDPVVVTCGQIHAGSTENIIPGEAKMDFTMRSVNPQTRIRLQARIQELIHSLAQANNVEAKCVLDQITPVTFNDAAEYQFVANTLAVKFKERWMPQSHAMAASEDFAYVLEKIPGCFIGVSAVPEGTDENKAQFNHSAKANFADYAVADTAKVLAELAWSRLGTAKEA; the protein is encoded by the coding sequence ATGTCCGCATTGATCGACACCGAAATCGATCGGATTACCCCACAGCTGATTGCACTTCGCCACGAACTACACCAGATGCCCGAAGTAGGACTGGATCTGCCAAATACGGCACGGCGCATCCGCAGCGAGATTGACTCCTTAGGCCTTGAGGTTGTAGCCGCCAAATCTTCTACCGGCTACATGGCAATCCTCCGAGGCGGCGCAGCCGGCGAAAACCGTCCCCTAGTGCTACTGCGCGCAGACATGGACGGCCTTCCCGTAAAGGAAGCCACAAAACTGCCGTGGGCCTCAAAGAACGGAAACATGCACGCCTGCGGGCACGACCTGCACATGGCCGGACTAGTAGGAGCCATGCGCGCCCTGCATCACGTAAGGGAGCACCTTGCTGGCGACGTCCTCTTCATGTTCCAACCCGGCGAAGAGGCCCACCACGGCGGAGACAAAATGATCGCCGAGGGGCTGCTAGAAGCAGCCGGGCGCACCCCAGATCACGCCTATGCCTGCCACGTGTGGGCGGCCCGCTACCCGGCAAAGACCATCTTCTCTAGGCCGACCGGAGCCATGGCGTCCTCGGATAACCTCTACGTAACCATAAAAGGTCGCGGCGGCCACGGCAGTGCGCCCCACGAAACTCACGACCCAATCATGGCGTGCGCCCAAATCCTCAGCGAAATACAGGTGACCGTAGCCCGCGAATTCGATGCTTTCGACCCGGTCGTTGTGACCTGCGGGCAGATCCATGCCGGATCCACCGAAAACATCATCCCGGGCGAAGCCAAAATGGACTTCACCATGCGCTCCGTGAACCCGCAAACCCGCATCCGCCTGCAGGCGCGGATCCAAGAACTAATCCACTCCCTAGCCCAAGCAAATAACGTGGAAGCGAAGTGCGTACTGGACCAGATCACCCCAGTGACCTTCAACGACGCCGCCGAATACCAGTTCGTAGCCAACACCCTGGCAGTGAAATTCAAAGAACGGTGGATGCCCCAGTCGCACGCAATGGCCGCCTCTGAAGACTTCGCCTACGTCCTCGAAAAGATCCCCGGCTGCTTCATTGGCGTGTCCGCGGTCCCCGAAGGAACAGACGAAAATAAGGCCCAGTTCAACCATTCAGCAAAAGCCAACTTTGCTGATTACGCGGTAGCGGACACCGCCAAGGTACTAGCCGAACTGGCCTGGTCCCGCCTAGGTACAGCCAAAGAGGCGTAG
- a CDS encoding MFS transporter gives MSAPTPSKPEETKPHLSTLQIMLMNFGFFGIQYSFGMQQTAVNPVYQFLGADPATLPILNMAGPITGLFIQPMIGALSDRTWSPKWGRRKPFFLVGAIGCSVCLFLFPFVSAVWMAVLLLWLLDASNNTAMEPFRAFIADKLPENQLAKGFLTQSFFTGLGITLANLSLWVFQQLITSSTAAGIPYWVVGSFMLGAVCSIGSVLVTVLSTKEIPPTEGELERLRAEKKGFGGALKEIWGAIKDMPVGLRKLALVYLFQWFAMNVYWQFVAATASDAVWGTHDPASQAFGEATAWTGVINGTYNIVTFCTAFGLVSLAHKIGPKAVHCSCLLVAAVGLFVFPSMTTKGMLLVPIIGLGIAWASIMGVPYIMAVRMIPKERYGVYMGIINMMIVIPQLLQTLTFGAIYTHFLNATPANAMRFAAIFLAIAAVAMLWINERNDGAGDLTH, from the coding sequence GTGAGCGCCCCGACACCTTCCAAACCGGAAGAGACTAAACCACACCTGTCAACCCTGCAGATCATGCTGATGAACTTCGGCTTCTTCGGCATCCAATATTCCTTCGGTATGCAGCAAACCGCTGTAAACCCGGTGTACCAGTTTCTGGGTGCCGACCCGGCAACCCTGCCGATCCTAAACATGGCCGGCCCGATCACCGGGCTGTTCATTCAGCCAATGATAGGCGCACTGTCAGACCGCACCTGGTCCCCGAAATGGGGTCGTCGGAAGCCATTCTTCCTGGTAGGCGCCATCGGCTGCTCAGTCTGCCTGTTCTTGTTCCCCTTCGTCTCGGCCGTGTGGATGGCAGTGCTCCTGCTCTGGCTACTAGATGCCTCTAACAACACCGCCATGGAGCCCTTCCGTGCTTTCATCGCCGACAAGCTCCCCGAAAACCAATTGGCCAAGGGCTTCCTCACCCAATCCTTCTTCACCGGACTAGGCATCACGCTGGCAAACCTATCCCTATGGGTCTTCCAGCAACTAATCACCTCCTCCACCGCAGCAGGGATCCCCTACTGGGTAGTCGGCTCCTTCATGCTCGGAGCCGTCTGCTCCATCGGATCCGTTCTAGTTACCGTTCTTTCCACCAAAGAAATTCCCCCTACCGAGGGCGAACTGGAACGCCTGCGCGCAGAAAAGAAAGGCTTCGGTGGGGCCTTGAAGGAGATTTGGGGGGCAATCAAAGACATGCCGGTGGGGTTGCGTAAGCTCGCCCTCGTCTACCTGTTCCAATGGTTCGCCATGAATGTCTACTGGCAATTCGTAGCGGCCACCGCTTCGGATGCCGTCTGGGGTACTCATGACCCGGCAAGCCAAGCCTTCGGAGAAGCAACCGCTTGGACCGGCGTCATCAACGGCACCTATAACATCGTCACCTTCTGCACCGCTTTCGGCCTCGTATCCCTAGCGCACAAGATTGGCCCCAAAGCCGTGCACTGTTCCTGCCTGCTAGTGGCCGCCGTGGGGCTGTTCGTATTCCCATCCATGACCACGAAGGGAATGCTGCTGGTACCCATTATTGGTCTAGGCATTGCCTGGGCATCCATCATGGGCGTGCCCTACATTATGGCGGTACGCATGATCCCCAAGGAGCGCTACGGCGTGTACATGGGCATCATCAACATGATGATCGTTATCCCTCAGCTACTACAGACGCTGACCTTCGGTGCGATCTACACCCACTTCCTAAACGCCACTCCCGCCAACGCAATGCGTTTCGCCGCAATATTCCTGGCCATCGCCGCAGTCGCAATGCTGTGGATCAACGAACGCAATGACGGAGCGGGCGATCTGACACACTAG
- the gtfA gene encoding sucrose phosphorylase has translation MIPPHPDDSFTLSQPKYSDSTQLITYANRFGKDLSELASLMTELRDAFDGVHILPFFTPFDGADAGFDPSDHTSVDPRLGSWDDVKKISQDFSVMADMIVNHMSYKSAQFQDVVEKGQGSPYADMFLTLSSVFPEGASEQDLAAIYRPRPGLPFTHYKWGEQTRLVWTTFTPQQIDVDMRSEGGRRYIASILSAMAAGGVSQVRLDAVGYSVKTAGSSCFMTPQTYEFIGELTEQARALGMSVLVEIHSHYKNQIQVAQKVDSVYDFALPPLVLHALYTGQVGPLTKWLKVRPTNAITVLDTHDGIGIVDVGPDQQSGEAGLLSAEAVDGLVEGIHEASKGASRKATGWNASNLDIYQVNCTFFDACGADEDAYFLARAVQAFTPGVCQVYYAGLLAAPCDLELLAQTGVGRDINRPYYSAAQVREELRSPVVRRILGLLQLRKSHPAFKGKCQVRSYEQDSRLVLTWENKDDWAELVADFAEKKAEVTYN, from the coding sequence TTGATTCCACCACATCCAGATGATTCTTTTACTCTGTCCCAGCCGAAGTATTCCGATTCGACTCAGTTAATTACGTACGCCAATAGGTTCGGGAAAGATCTTTCTGAACTAGCCTCTTTGATGACTGAGCTTCGCGACGCATTCGACGGGGTACATATTCTGCCTTTCTTTACTCCTTTCGATGGGGCGGATGCGGGCTTTGATCCCTCCGATCACACCAGTGTCGATCCGCGGCTTGGTTCCTGGGATGACGTAAAGAAGATTTCGCAGGATTTTTCGGTCATGGCAGACATGATCGTCAACCATATGTCTTATAAGTCCGCCCAGTTCCAGGACGTTGTAGAGAAGGGGCAGGGTTCGCCTTATGCGGACATGTTCTTGACTCTGTCCTCGGTGTTCCCGGAAGGGGCTAGCGAACAGGATTTGGCAGCGATTTATCGTCCTCGCCCCGGGCTGCCTTTCACCCACTACAAGTGGGGGGAGCAGACACGGCTTGTGTGGACTACGTTTACGCCCCAGCAGATCGACGTGGATATGCGTTCCGAGGGCGGGCGCCGTTACATTGCCTCGATCCTTTCCGCTATGGCTGCTGGCGGAGTCAGCCAGGTGCGCCTGGACGCGGTGGGGTATTCGGTGAAGACCGCTGGAAGCAGCTGTTTTATGACTCCGCAGACTTACGAGTTCATCGGCGAACTCACCGAGCAGGCACGTGCCCTAGGCATGAGTGTTTTAGTCGAGATCCATTCGCATTACAAGAACCAGATTCAGGTGGCACAGAAGGTAGATAGTGTCTATGACTTTGCGCTGCCGCCGCTGGTGTTGCACGCCCTCTACACGGGGCAGGTGGGGCCGCTGACTAAGTGGCTGAAGGTTCGTCCCACGAACGCGATTACGGTCTTGGATACTCACGATGGAATTGGCATTGTCGACGTGGGGCCTGATCAGCAGAGCGGGGAAGCCGGGCTGCTTTCGGCTGAGGCAGTGGACGGCCTTGTCGAAGGCATCCACGAGGCTTCCAAGGGGGCGTCCAGGAAGGCCACTGGCTGGAACGCTTCCAATCTGGATATTTACCAGGTGAACTGCACTTTCTTCGATGCTTGTGGGGCAGACGAGGACGCGTACTTTTTGGCGAGGGCGGTGCAGGCCTTCACTCCCGGCGTCTGCCAGGTCTACTACGCGGGGCTGCTTGCGGCCCCCTGCGATCTGGAACTGCTGGCGCAAACGGGCGTTGGCCGCGACATAAACCGGCCGTACTATAGTGCCGCCCAGGTTCGCGAGGAATTGCGCTCCCCTGTAGTGCGCCGAATTCTGGGTTTGCTGCAGCTGCGCAAGTCCCACCCCGCCTTCAAGGGGAAGTGCCAGGTGCGCTCCTATGAGCAGGATTCCCGTCTGGTACTAACTTGGGAAAACAAGGATGACTGGGCAGAACTGGTAGCCGACTTTGCCGAGAAGAAGGCAGAAGTTACCTACAACTGA